DNA sequence from the Scophthalmus maximus strain ysfricsl-2021 chromosome 1, ASM2237912v1, whole genome shotgun sequence genome:
cgacatttttcagcattttttgaCATCTTATGGACCAAACCACTAATCGTATAATCAGTTACGTAAATAATCGTTCGTTTTTGCTCTAATTAGCTCTATGACATATTCTGTGGTCAAATAGCTGAATTTCATTCATGGTGCaaacaaaaatatctttaaaaaaaaaaaaaactggtatAATGTCAGTACTATCCTCATCTCCTGTGCGATGCAACAAAGAAACCAACACAGTGAACATCTGTCCACAGCAGCATCAGTATCACGCCTCCCACCTGTTGTCGGCCCTGGGTCTGACCCTCGCCACCGTGGAGGCGGCCACCGGCAGCCCCGGGCCCGAGCCTAGGGTCACGTTCCCCAGTGTGGCACGACCGCCGCTGAAGCTGTCCACACCGGACTCACACAGGAAGCTGGGAAGGACTTCATCCTCCAACTTGTAGAAACTGTCTGCCATGATGGTTTAGGATGGCGGGGCCAGGCGGGGTCAGGTGGGGTCAGGTGGGGGCGTGGCTCGACCTCGGTTCAAGTGAAGCCCATGGTGGGTAACGTCTAGGAAAGGATGAGCAGGTTATAGTATCACTTTGAGTTCACTTCATGGGAACTTTGTTGTGCACAACATGGATGGACAGTTTGAACATGTACAGTTCTGTACAGCTACgagaacagagaagagaggTAGTGAGTAGTTGTGCagtgagtatatatatatatatatatatatatatatatatatatatataaaatgttttactacGACCACACAGTCTCAAGTTGCGTTAGTGAGGCTAGGTTAGCTAACTTTCGATGCTAGCTAACGTACTTTGCTAAAAACAAACGGGTTCGTCCAACTCGAGTCGCTCCTCCGTCCGGGTTCACGAGGTCAGAGAGTTGTTTGCGAGGAAGTAGCAGAAAGCAACAGTTCGTGAAGTTAAGTGAGCAACTTCACTCAACTTTCGAGCCTGGCACgttgaagagaagagaaatttAAACCTCGTCGCAAAACAAACGCGTTAGTTGAACTCAACTCACGTCCGATGCTCCAGGAGCGACACGACACACCGGGCTTGTTGTTTTAAACCTCCGACTCGAAGTTCTGCTCCAACGAGACGCAGGTGAAGTTCCTCGAGTAACTTTCCAATGTTTCTTTCTCTCGGCGACGCTCAGTGCGGTGATGAGAAACAACCCGGCCAACTGTTCTCTGAGGAccgagcagcggcggcggcgcccgGAAGCGACAGGAAGCCCGCGTGAGCGTCACGTCGCCAGGGGGCGAGACTTAACCCCGGTAAGCCGCGCTGATTGGACGACAGAAGAGCGAGGGACGAGAGAGTCGTCTGTGATTGGTCGGGCGCCCACGTCCGTCCATTCTGTCGGGTAGTTTGACACTTTTGTTTGAGGGGACACTCTTCAGCCATTTATGTATCTAATAACGACGATGTAAATTACTACACATTTAGAATTTAACTTATTAtgaaatcagaatcagtttgATTGAaggtaggtaacaggttacGTACAaggatttgtttttggtgttattaaggtgcatgtagcagtcaacatatatacacagaatttgAAAAcgaatatagaataaaataaaataaaattcacactttttacaatatatatcgggggtcacagatggttaaatgtgtgtgtggtggattacATTAATATAACGTGTAATGCCCAtggggaaggggtggggggtatCAGTTCGCTCccagaaaaacaagcaaaaataaaacaagtccTCTACTGTAAAAGAAGGAAATGAAGCCAGAGATGCCTTACGGCTGATAGATCCTGGCCCCAGTGGAGTTTATTGTATCATGTGTTGTGCCAAGCAGCTGAGAGGATGGATGCCTCGGTTAGCAGACAGCTGCCCGCCTGAGAGAACTGCTCACACATGCATTCCACTTTTTTGGCAGACGGGAGAGGTATGCACGAGGCACGGAATCTGAAATGTTATCCGCCCCTGTCAAAAGAAATGACACACCTACTTATTTAACTAATTTCTAAGTAAAGTCAAGTTGTCTAATATTAGAAAACTACAATGGATGCCAAGTTTCCCGTGAGTCTGTTCATCAAATTGTTAAATTatgtgaaaaaatgaatgaccaATAACAATATTGTTATATCTTACAGCATGTGTTCTGACTTCCTTTGTGAGCTTTATATCCTCCTGTTATTAGTGGCTTAGTTTGTCAATCAGTGCTGCTGTCAATGATACAGACTTATTTTTTCATGACCCAAGTACATACAAGTCAATGAGCTTTTTAATTTGTACATTCAATGCTTTAAATAGCATTAgaatacaaaggaaaaaaatggttttttaatcaaagattAGCATAAACACTGGACTTTTCAAATGGCTGTCCTGGCCATATGATGCAATTTTAACAAAATCGTTTTCATACAGTTTCTAACTTCTGCAcagacaaagaacaaaaaattatataacaaaaaaaaaatgaatgaatgtcatCATTAGAAATAAATGGCAGTTCTGTGGCTCATCACCATCCCCCCAATCACAtccctgcctcttttttttctctaagcTTAAACAAGCCAACATTACTGCCCTTCAGTCTCTGGTAAGGACAGCAGTGCTCTAGAGGAGAGTCTGTGGGGAAGAGCCTGTTGTTGAGGCTGAATGGGTTCAGCGTCACAGTGTTCtatgagggaggagggaggcagcaggTGACCATACCCGGTCCCTGCTCTGGGAGGATCCAGGGGCGGAAAGAAATACCTAAAGCAAcgataaaaacaagaaaacaaaaacaaaaaaataggggaggagacaaagatgacaaatacacagacaggGCAAAGACATGACACAAAGACAGggcacataaaaaaaggaaatagaaataagaaattaaaaggAGAAAGGATGCATTTTGCGATCTGGAGGATTTATTGTCTTTAAGGCGTGTCATTCAAAGAGGTGAACTCGCTGGCAAACAACATGctgaaatcacaacaaagtTTAAGTTGTGAGCAACACAACCGTGCAGCCAAAATGAAAACCTCAACCCGCTAACCACCCAAATATTCAGCTATAGGGACGTGACATACGCATGTTGAAATCATTACCACAAAGGGGGCAAATGGTAGCTGCTGTAGAAGAAGAGACATTAGTAATGTGCAGTAGGATGCTGGTATATCTTGGGAGAGGTCAGCTGCCGCAGGGGAGGGGCAAAGGGAGCTCTCTTGCCAATCCTGCATGCAACAAGCAATACAATATGACATTATTTCAACAAACCCCCACATCACACAGTTATGTCAACCAGAAAGCAACTGcataacaaaacataatttggtGAAGTGAATCGTTGTGTAACACAGAACGTGGTACAGTACACAGATGTAATGTTACTCACGTTAAGAGTTCAGTCAAACACATTAGGAAAATGGTAAATAAGGTGGGTTTTGTTAAGTCACACGTTGTTAAACATAATTACAGCCACATACAAACTTTGAGAAAACCTCAGGCACAATTTGGCACAACCGTTTGAAAATGTGATATAGAATTATCACATTTACTAATCTGTAATCCAAATTTTAAAGCAGGCCTTCGTAGCAACCGCTGCGGCTACTAGTGACGACTATCAGATAATGGTAAATTCTTAAACATGATGGTGACAACTGAAAGTCCACAATAATGGCCTTTACACAGAAATTTCGAGCCAGTTTGCAATCAAAAGTCTGCTTATCATTCGTCACCATAAACTATTGGTCATACAAGACAGTGAGGCTGCATCAACAAAAGCCTGAGTGTATTGACTTAGAGACATTGTGCATTTTACTGCGTCcgtgttatttttaaatgaagaatgtgtcatcttgttttttcaaacGTCAGTCACACTTGTTAATGTCAGTGGCTGTATTCATGCCCACACTGTATGtgagtatatatacacactcttTTCTACTGTTATTACAGCTGGTTAATAAAGATTGATTCAAGCCATCCTTCTGCTCAGCAAAGAGTTTGGCCATATTTGCTTGACGATACATTCAAATGTACAGAAAAATTGAAAAGTAACATTAGGAGAAAGATTGTTGAGAATATGAATGAGCTTCAATAGTAATGTTGACACTGGATGATAAAGTGTTGTAGATTAAATCtaatcaaatttttttccatattcacAAAAAGCTGTTTTCTAACTGCTGTATTTTCTGACATAATATATTCCAACATAAGTAGCACTCAAATTAATAGTCATATATcgaaaaaatgtatataaacagctttattttactttttataccAAGAAAATGGTGAGCCCTAAATCACTCTTAACACATGCATCCATACATATCAAgaggtttaaaataaaaaaacaccaacacacacaccgggcTCCACAGGCTCGATGCCCTCGACGTGTACGCCGGAAGCCAAGCTCTTTGCATGAGGGCAGCGTTGGGTCAGTTTGGGCCAAGGGGTTTGTCAGTGAGCAGCTGCAGTCCCAGTCAGTGTGAGGCATAGTGAGTTGTCAGTTCTGACTAGCTCGGGTCGGGTTGGTCCTGGGTGAGTGGCGTCAAGACGCACCACACCGCCTACCTTCCAGCAGCCATCCCGTTCAGTGCACTCGGTGGGGTCTGAACGGAGGAGCCTACCACGGTGCTCATGGCTGTGGGCTGACCGGAGGAGCTGGTGAGCGGGCTGCCGTCTCCCTTCAGAATGCCCGTGCACTTCCAGTTGTCCATGTAGTtagctgcagagagacacaggaggTAAAAGTCAACGCTCACGCCGCTTGTGACGTGTCATTTCTTATAGGCGCAAACAAAGGGGAAGAGCTGATGGGCCAATTAAGACTCTGATTCTGACTTTGACTCTCTGGCTGATTACCGTAGCTGTAACCCACATCTCAAATCTTGATCTATAGACTTGATTAAAACCGTATATTCAGGTATTTCCTCCCAAACCTTTCCAGAGGCGCACACAGCCATCGTCCCCAGAGGAGGCCAGCAGGGTGCTGGTGATGTTCCAGCTCACGCGCCACAcctgggagttgtggttgtcaAACTGAGCCATAATCTGCACCTCAAACTTCGTGGGTCCTGTAGAGGTGCTATCCTTCCTGTCAGGTGGAGCCGAGATAAAGAAAATCAGTTTTCATTGTGTTGGATTCTGATGAATTCTCTCACATGTAAAATGCAGGATTTCAGAGAATCTCTATGTATGACTACTTCACGTGACAACTTtgacaataaacagaaaaaagaaacctgaatCAGTCACCTCATGGGAACAAGCTTAAAGATTCTGACATCTTTTGTGGCGATGGCAAGGACGTGGAAAGATCTTCCCAAGTTTGGAGCAAATGCAATGTCATGGACTGCATCGGTGACGGTCATCAGTGTCTCTGCTTTAGCATATTTCCTTTTTGACATTggtaaacaaaaaatacatttattaaaaacttaCAAATacaacaagatgtttttttatggtatATACAACACTACACGAGCACCTACCTTGTATTTTCATTGTATTCATAGATCTGAACTTTTCCACCATACGATACGTTGCTGTCGTCGCTTCCCACTGCAAACATTGGCGGGTGGGCACGAGAACTGGGTGGTTgggagaaaataatctacagtttcacactgacagattcTCAAAATCCACTatcattatttataatatatctTGTGTATTATACCATCATAAAGATTAACTGCAACTAGTGTTTTCACTAACATGAGAGTATGTTGATAATAACTTTTAATGTCTGTCTCTTAATTTAAATCCTTCAGCAAAACTACATTTTGCTTCCTAGAACTTATGTTTATCCCGACATAAGACGCGTCTCATGAACATTTCGAACACTGAACTGTCACAGCACCGTTGACACAAATGTGAAACGCATGTTCTAACCTGGAGGGATTCCAAGagatgcagctgcagctgagctTGCAGGAGATCTCGTGCTGCAGGGACCACTGACTCAGGTTCATCACGTCGGGGGCCTCGTAGATCCTCACCACTCCGTCCGCAGAGCAGGTGGTCAACATCAGGCCCATGTGTTTCGGGGCGAACTTCACATCAGTCACTGAAGTTCTACTGTCCACTAGTGTGGTTCTCTTTATCTAGAAACAGAGCAATGTGAAGCACCTGGGTCAGATTTTgcatgaaacaacatttttttggagAGGTTCGTGGGGGATCACTGTCATCACTCCAAAACGCTGCAGGAGCGTCTCTGTCTGTGATTTAGATAGAATGTCTACTAACCCAGTGGCTCAGTCCTCTCTGTTTGTCGTTGGACTCCCCGACAATCTCCTCCCAGACAGCCGCCGTTCTGTCGAAGGAGCAGGAAGCGAGAACCTGCCCGAATTCTGGATGAGCCCAGGTGACCCTCCACACTGACCCGCTGTGTGtctgaggagaagagggggaaaaggacaTTCCGTCAAATCACTCCCACTCGAAAAacttgtctgtggagattcccattcatccaggtcacagTTATCCACGTGGGTGAGAGGGAAAAATCATGCAATTGTAAACTTGCTGTTATGCACACACTGGCTGATGACATATCATTCTagcagaaaagcagcagcaggtggtttACCTTCCAACTGGCCGTGCAGTGCCACTCtccattttcacttttgtcCCAAACCTGAGAGAAACAACATCAATATATCAAGAAATGTTTCAATAACCTATGTGTGTACATGATCATCCATTAACATACGACACTCAATTACACCCCTGAGATGTGGTGAGATCTCGAACTAGAGTAGTACTACGCAGGTGGACTACTACATGTATTTTGCTGCTAGGAGTAACTCTGGAAAGATCCCGTTAAAACATCCCTACAGCTAGCTTGTAGCTTGTATGCTACAGGCACCGATTGCTAGCAAACAAGCTAAATGCAATAAGGCAAAACCGCCTTTAAGAGTGAGAATTAGCCGcacatttaacataaaaacaattcaaagtTACGTCTGTCAACAACTGCTGGAAAATAACAGTCGGTAAATGCACAGGTGAGCTAAGGGCGCTGCTACAGTGGCTAGTGTTGCAACAAGCTAGCCGACACAAGCTAACCCTAACGTACAGCAAGCTAGCCGACACAAGCTAACGCTAACGTTAGCATGAGTGATGCAGCCCAACGTAAACTCACCTTGACACTCTGGTCACTGGAGCACGTCGCCATTCTGCGGCCGTGGAAATCATAAGACACGTCGTGGATCAGATCCTTGTGATCCGCCGCGATGCTACGCGCGACGAACATGATCACAGCCGCACGGTGCTAGCTAACACTAGCTAGACCAGTTAGCCCTCCGGCGGGCCTGTCATGCgtctgtttgagtgtgtgtgtgtttggcggGTCCTCGCAGTCGAGTGTCTGCACCGATGttgaccaccagggggcgcatCACACCAACTGTGAGCTCGtattttaagatttatttttataataacgTTTGATTAGAAACGTGTCAAATAAAACCCGAACAAAAAACACGTATGAACAAACAATGCACACATgccatgctaaaaaaaaatagttagaAAGTAGCATCGTTGCGTTACATTTGATATatgggttgccaggtttggtAGAATATGTCCACTGCATATTCTACTGACTATCACATTATAATATAAAAAGTAtattcatatagcacctttcagaagtagcttcacgaagtgctttcacaaaaacatacaaatcgTAGAcgattaaaatcagcattccaacaataacacggttttcaggtcacttatatgtataaaaaaaagatataaaaagacgtTTTAACAATTAAACACTTATAGATGACGTGAATGAGGACGGAAATGTgtgagacatttattttgtattttaagcCAATGTAACTGTTATTCTAATGTTgtattgtataatttttttttaaaaattatacattttttaatttttaaaataattttcgtTGGTTTCTAATGGCTAGCTGTAACAAGTCAAATACTTACTGTACCTTGTTGGTATGGGCgaattaatgtaattttaaaacgaaacaaaaacgTCCACACAACAGTAAGTGAGTGAGCGGAACTAGTTTTGTGTGGTACGTCGAGATGAACACACAACTGGCAACCCGCGGTCAGTCAGTCGGTCTGTCGGTCGGTCAGGGTGCACGCAGCGCAGCgcggcgcagcagcagcagcagacttcCCGCAGGGATCTCCaggattaaacacacacacacacacacacagccgcttATATGGTTGACAGACGGGAGTAGGAACTTGGCGAAAACACTCCGCGGGAAGAAGAcgaaagaaaagtgtgtgtgtgtgtgtgtgtgtcgggacTGAACTCCTCCAGCGACACGATGGAGCGAGAGTTCGAGGACATCGACTCGTCCGGGAGGTGGCAGAACCTGTACAACGTAAGTGCCCCGGACAGTGGGCCTCTCTCGGGTTTCTATGACGATCCGCCGCCGCCGACTTACTCGAGCTAGCTAAGTTGGGTGAGCTAGCCCAACTTGGCTAGCTCGagctagccccccccccccccccccccccccccccccccccccccccccccccccccccccccgtcccccggtGGGACCGCGCTTGTCGGTGTGTTGGTCACCAACGAGCCGTCGAGTTACGGACCATGTAGCACCTGGTGCAAACGGTCAAGGTGGCGGTGGAAACCGAGCGAAGGCGACCGGGGcaggaggggggcaggggggggggggggcagcggcgGCGGTCCGCGCTAGTAAGCCGCTGACTTCCGTAGCTGCAGAGCCCGTCGGGAGGAAGCGTGCGGCGG
Encoded proteins:
- the seh1l gene encoding nucleoporin SEH1 isoform X1, giving the protein MFVARSIAADHKDLIHDVSYDFHGRRMATCSSDQSVKVWDKSENGEWHCTASWKTHSGSVWRVTWAHPEFGQVLASCSFDRTAAVWEEIVGESNDKQRGLSHWIKRTTLVDSRTSVTDVKFAPKHMGLMLTTCSADGVVRIYEAPDVMNLSQWSLQHEISCKLSCSCISWNPSSSRAHPPMFAVGSDDSNVSYGGKVQIYEYNENTRKYAKAETLMTVTDAVHDIAFAPNLGRSFHVLAIATKDVRIFKLVPMRKDSTSTGPTKFEVQIMAQFDNHNSQVWRVSWNITSTLLASSGDDGCVRLWKANYMDNWKCTGILKGDGSPLTSSSGQPTAMSTVVGSSVQTPPSALNGMAAGRYFFPPLDPPRAGTGYGHLLPPSSLIEHCDAEPIQPQQQALPHRLSSRALLSLPETEGQ
- the seh1l gene encoding nucleoporin SEH1 isoform X2; the encoded protein is MFVARSIAADHKDLIHDVSYDFHGRRMATCSSDQSVKVWDKSENGEWHCTASWKTHSGSVWRVTWAHPEFGQVLASCSFDRTAAVWEEIVGESNDKQRGLSHWIKRTTLVDSRTSVTDVKFAPKHMGLMLTTCSADGVVRIYEAPDVMNLSQWSLQHEISCKLSCSCISWNPSSSRAHPPMFAVGSDDSNVSYGGKVQIYEYNENTRKYAKAETLMTVTDAVHDIAFAPNLGRSFHVLAIATKDVRIFKLVPMRKDSTSTGPTKFEVQIMAQFDNHNSQVWRVSWNITSTLLASSGDDGCVRLWKANYMDNWKCTGILKGDGSPLTSSSGQPTAMSTVVGSSVQTPPSALNGMAAGRIGKRAPFAPPLRQLTSPKIYQHPTAHY